The sequence below is a genomic window from Dyadobacter chenwenxiniae.
CGTCCGGCAGCCATTTTAAGGCCAAATTGAGGAATATAATCAAAATCAACAAAGTATAAATCCAGGTTTGCGATCTGTAAATCGCCGCTCTTGTTTTCAATTTCGGAATAAGCGCCCGGGTTTCCACTGCCCGGCACGCTGGAAGACGCGGCGGTTGATTTTACACCGGTGATATCCGCGAGCGATTGCTTGAATGCGTCTTTTTTCGGATCTCCCTGGGAATTCACAATCATCATCTGATCCTTGCTGAACCCAAGGTCGCGGTTGCGCATGAAATCCATCTGAATGTACACCACGATGGTTGCGATAATGAGTGCAATGGAGATGGCAAATTGAATGGTTACCAATGATTTTCTTAACAAAATCCCCTTCACACTCGTCGTAAAACGCCCTTTTAAAACCACAACCGGTTCAAATGAAGACAGCACCAATGCCGGATAAATCCCGGCCAGAATACCGATAAGAATGGCAGCGAGGAACATTCCGGCTACAAAAGGCAGGTTATCTAAAATCCCGGTGCTGATCACTTTCCCCGAAAGGTTATTGAACAGCGGAATCAATGCAGTTGAAAGCACGACGGCAAATACAAAGGCAATCAAACATAACAGAATAGACTCGCTGATAAACTGTCTGGCGACGAGCATTTTCGGTGCGCCAACAACCTTGCGAATCCCCACTTCCTTCGCACGCTCTACCGAGCGCGCCGTGGTGAGATTAACGAAATTAATGCACGCGATCAGCAAAATAAATATGGCTACAACCGAGAACACATACACATTGTTCATGCTTCCGGATTCCGCCACGTCCCTTGTTGACTTTAAGTAAACATCCCGGAGCGGCTCTAAAAAGAGCTTGTAATACATTTGCGATTCTTTCATCGTCTTGCCGGCGCGCCGTTCCAGAAATGCCGGAAACTTGTTTTCGAGTGCAGCCTTGGCCGTTCCTGGCGCCAGCAACAAATAGGTTGTGGCGCCGAAATTACCCCATTGATCGTCCAGTCCTTTGTTGAAACGTTGGGTCATTGTGGTCATCGACACAAACATATCACCCTTGATCTGCGAATTTTCGGGAATGTCTTTCATGACGCCAGTCACTTTTGCAGGCAAACCTTCGCCGGAAAGCAGCAATGTCTGCCCCACCGGATCTGCGTCTCCGAAATATTTTTTTGCCGCTTTTTCTGTAAAGACAATGCTTAACTGATCCTTTAATGCTGTCTTGGGATCTCCTTTAATGAGTTTAAAATCAAAAACCTGAAATAGGGTCGAATCCGCAAAAACCGTTTTTTCCTCCTGAAATTTAATATCTCCCTTCCTTACCAGAAAACTCCCGCCGCTCACGCGCGTGAAAGCTTCTACTTCGGGAAAATCGCTTTTTATGCTCGGTGCAAAAGCCCAGGACGTAATGCCTGCATTAATGGTTTCAGAGGGCGTCTTAATGTCTGTTACCAGCCTGTAAATACGGTCGGCTTTGGTATTAAACGCATCATAACTCAGCTCGAAATTCACATAAAGAAATATCAGAAAGCATGCCGACATACCGACGGTCAGACCCATGATATTAATGAAAGAGAACACTTTGTGTTTCCACAAATTACGGATGGCAATTTTGAAATAATTCCTAAACATAGCTTTGGTTCGAAGGATTGTCAGTTTACGCTGGCAGAGCGCTCAGCGGGTTCCCAAAACATATGTGCCACCCTTGGAAACAATTTTAAGTAACTATTTATCAGTTACTTACTAAACGAAACAAAAAATCAGCTGTCCGAAATCGAACAGCTGATTTTTTATCTGGACATTAGAATCCGGCTCAGTTATAATTAAATGCTATTTCGTTCCCGTAGACGACCGAATTGTCTTCCATAATAGCATAAGCACGATAATATACGTTAGGACCACAAATATCACCAGAAAGCTTGCTTTTAGGTCCCGGTAAAAATGGCATAGGAAAAACTTCTTTGGAATCACTTTCAACAACGGGATTGCCTACACGTGGATTCCCGACTCCGATTGTGGTATAAACAATGCCATACTCTTTCACAGCCTTTGTTCCTACATCCTTGATGTCCAAGTTAAGGGTATAACTACATTTCCAACCATTGCCTGAGCTCCATTTCAATGTTTCCAATTGAGGCGGGGTTCCAGGCAGCTCGTGATCCACGCAGGCTTGCGCGAAAAGCATTAAAACAAAAACCAGGGAATAATAGAGTGTACGGCGCATATGAATAGTAGTTTTGAGGTAGCTAAATATGACCATTCTTCAACAAATGTTACAAAAATTTATTCATATTGTCAAACAAAACACCCCAAAACTACTAAACGGTTAGCGACATACGTTAGTCACTCCTCAGCGACTTAACGGGGTTCATCAATGCGGCCTTAATGCTCTGAAAACTAACCGTGGTAAATGCGATGAGAATGGCCAGAACAGCGCTGACCGCAAACATCCACCAGCTCATGTGGATCTTATATTCAAAGTCCTGCAACCATTTGTCCATGAAATACCAGGCAACCGGTGATGCTAACAGGATGGCGATAAAAACGAGCATCAGAAAGTCACGGGAAAGCAATCCGACGATGCTTGAAACAGAAGCGCCCAGAACTTTACGCACGCCAATTTCTTTCATTCGCTGTTGCGCCATAAACGTGGCAAGCCCAAATAGTCCAAGGCACGCGATAAAGATGGAAAGTCCCGCGAAAATCTGGTATAGCAGGCTTAATTGCCGTTCCTGATTGTAAAACTCTTCGATGCTTTGATCAAAAAATTTACCTTGCAAAGCTACTTCCGGAAATACTTGACTGTAAATTTTCTCGATTGAAGCAACTGCTTTGGACACATTCTGGGTTTTTATTTTAACTCCGGCCATCCAGTAATACTGCGGCATAGGCATGATAACGATGGGTTTTGCCGCGTCCCGCGCAGAATTGGCCTTAAAATCCTTCACAACGCCAACAATAGGCTGCCATTCTCCCCCACCCATGCGAAGGTTTTTGCCAATGCCTTCCTGCGGATTTTTAATTCCGACCTTTGCCAGGAAAGTTTCATTCACAACGCACGACCCGACAGAGTCACCGGCCTGGTAAGGCCCTCCCGCGACAAATTCAAACCCGTAAGTTTGGAAATAGTCTTGGTCGGCAAATTTATTGAACACCTGAAAATCTTCGTCTTTGCCCCTATTCCCAAATGCAAAATTTCCAGACCAATTATTATCCGACGACGGAACGTCGGATGAAAAGCTCACCGAAGAAATGTCCGGGCTTTGCTCGAGTTCGTTGCGAAACGCTTCAAAACGGCTTTTATAAGCATCGTCAAGATTCACATTATAAACGCCTTCCTTCACAAAGCCAAGATCCAGGTTGCCAATGTAGTTCATTTGTGCAATGGTCACAATGGTGCCTACGACCAGGATTTGTGAAATGCCAAACTGCACGATAATGAGCGTTTTTTGCAATGACACGCCGCCAAGCGAGCGGTTAGCAATCTTACTTTTGATGGCTTCGATGGGTTTAAACCCGGACATGACCACTGCGGGATAAAACCCTGCTATAAAACTGACAATGAGCGCCAGACCAATGACGAAAAGCCACATTTCAGGGTTTTGGATGACAGGCAGATCAACCGGAACACGCGAAATTTTGCCTAGTAACGGCATGCAAAGCATGGCAATGATGACGCCCAACAACACTGCGAATCCGACGATAAGCACGGTTTCACTTAAAAATTGACGCATGAGCTCGGCCCGCCCGCTGCCGAGCACCTTGCGAACACCCACTTCCCTAGAGCGACGTGCAGATTGGACGGTGGCCAAATTGATGAAATTAATACAAGCCATCGCAATGATCAGCACACCAATCACAACAAGCGTCCAAAGCACATTTCGGTCTATGATGTGATCGGCATAATTGATGAAACGTTTGTCGTGATGCTGATCGGCCAGCGGAGCTAAAAATTGTTTGATCTGCGCATTTTCCTTTTTGTTGTAATGTTTGGCGACAAACTTTACAAAAAGCTTGTTAATGCTCGCTGGCGCCACGTTTTCTGGCAGAAGCACAAATAGTTGATCATTGCTGCTCGTGCCGCCCCAGCTTTCGAACCCGCCAAAGCCAAATGCCAGCGGCTGCTGCCTTTTCGATTCATAGGACACAACAATGTCAATCGGGAAGTCGGTGTTAAGCGGCGGGTTTGCGATGATTCCACCCACTTTCATGACCGTTTTGTTATTAATCTTCACATATTGCCCCATTGCTTCCTGCCATTTGCCGAAATATTTTTCAGCCCGTCGCTGCGAAAGGACAATGACATTGGGATCTTTCAAAACGGTTCTGGAACCAATCAAAAACGGAAAATCGAAGAGGTCAAAAAACTCAGGGACAGTGAGTAACCCATCATTGTCTTCGTAAAATTTCTTTTTGGAAGTCTGGTTATTCGCATCTTTTCCCAAAATTGTCACCTGCGGTTCCAAGGTTCCCCAAACAGGCACGATTGTGCCTATCTGTGGCATATCCACCTTCAAAGCTGCATAATAAGGAAGCGGGCTTCCGGGTGTATAATCTGTTTGTCCGGTGGGATAGTCGTTCTGCCTTACGATCCGGTAAATGCGGTCCGCTTTCGAGTGAAATTTATCAAACCCCGACTCATATGTATAAACCACATACAGCAGCAGGCACGCAGCCACGCCTACGGACAGGCCCAGCACATTCAGGACGGTGTAATTGCGATAACGTATAACCGTCCGCAACGCAATTTTGAGATGATTTTTAAGCATAAATTTAGGTCGTTATGCTAAGGCCTGCTCATTCATTCTTTAACGATTCAACGGGATTCATTAATGCGGCTCTCACACTCTGGAAACTTATGGTAATCAATGCAATAGCAATGGAAAGGCTGCCAGCAGCTACGAATATCCAGATAGGCATCTGAATTTTGTAAGTAAAATCCTGCAACCATTTGTCCATAAAATAGTAGGCAACAGGCACGGCCAGCACAATCGCTATTACAACAAGTTGTATAAAGTCCTTTGATAGCAAAGCGACTATTGCTGAAACGGAAGCGCCCAGCACTTTGCGAATGCCTATCTCCTTGGTGCGCGTTTCGGCAGTGAAAGTGACCAGACCAAAAAGCCCCATACAAGCAATAAAAATCGCCAAGCCGGTAAAAACGGAGAACATTGCGGACATACGGATCTCTGTCTTGAATGTCTCATTGAAAGCATCATCCAGGAAATAATATTCGAATGGCTTCTCGCGATCGTACTTTTTGAAGATCTTCCCAATAATGGCGACCTTCTCCTGAATGTCGGCATCAGGGTTCAGACGCGCGTAAAGCACTCCGTTTGATCCGGGAAAGTTGAGAATATTCGTGGTATCGCTTACGATGATCAATTCCATTGCCTTCATGCTGCTCTGGACAGAAGTGAAATGAAAATCCTGCACAATGCCAGCGATTTCATCCTTTTCGCCCAGCAACTGGCCTATCGGATTACCCTTAATGCCTAGCTCTTTAATAGCAGTTTCATTCAGCAACACGTGATTGCGGTTTTTCAAGACGCCATTGGCCGGCTCCGTTTTCCATTTCAGTCCAAGGGTTTTCACAAACTGATTATCGGTGACCATATTAGCCAGGCCGACATCAATTTTTGTGGTGAAGTTCTTAACAAACCACATGTTATAACCCTTAAAAAGCCCTGAATTGGTAACCGTTACATTTTGAACGCCCGCCTGTTGTTTTATTTCATCACGCAACGGAAAGTAACTTTTTGCAACCGTCGCTGAAAGCGGAATGCTCAGTATCTGATCTTTGTATAGGCCCAACTTTTTGTTTTGCATAAATGTCAGCTGGTTTTTTACAACCAAACTGCAAATGATAAGCGCTATGGAGACCGTAAATTGGAAGACCATAAAAAACTTTCGTAATATAGCACCGCTGTGGTTTCCGCCAAGCCTTCCTTTTAATACATCCAACGGGGCAAATCCTGACAAAATCAGAGCCGGGTAACTTCCCGCGATTAAAGCAGAAAGCAGTAATAACACGACAAGAAAAGCTAAAAATGAGGGAGATATGAGAAAAGAGGCATCAATTTGCAGGTTAAGCAAGTCGTAAAAAGGCTGCTGCAAGAGAAACACAAAGATGAAGGCGAACAAAAATGCCAGCACACAAAGAAGGACCGATTCGGTATAAAACTGGCGAACAAGGCCGCTCCTACCCGCGCCTATCACCTTGCGAACGCCAACTTCTTTTGCCCGCAATGTAGCACGAGCGGTGGTAAGGCTCATATAATTGAAAAGCGCCAGCGACAGGATCAGCAAAGCAACGCCTGCAAATATGGAAATCAGCTTTGAGTTGCCGGAATCATGGAAATTATTACCTAAATGCGTGCTGGCGAAGCCTTCCAGCGTGTAAGTAGCCTGATTATCAAATGCGCCGGTTCGCATTCCTTCCCTTTTTATATTCCTCTCCACCGCCGCGACCGACTGCTCTGAGTCCAGCAGCAGGTAAATGTTGAATGCACCGGC
It includes:
- a CDS encoding ABC transporter permease, with protein sequence MLKNHLKIALRTVIRYRNYTVLNVLGLSVGVAACLLLYVVYTYESGFDKFHSKADRIYRIVRQNDYPTGQTDYTPGSPLPYYAALKVDMPQIGTIVPVWGTLEPQVTILGKDANNQTSKKKFYEDNDGLLTVPEFFDLFDFPFLIGSRTVLKDPNVIVLSQRRAEKYFGKWQEAMGQYVKINNKTVMKVGGIIANPPLNTDFPIDIVVSYESKRQQPLAFGFGGFESWGGTSSNDQLFVLLPENVAPASINKLFVKFVAKHYNKKENAQIKQFLAPLADQHHDKRFINYADHIIDRNVLWTLVVIGVLIIAMACINFINLATVQSARRSREVGVRKVLGSGRAELMRQFLSETVLIVGFAVLLGVIIAMLCMPLLGKISRVPVDLPVIQNPEMWLFVIGLALIVSFIAGFYPAVVMSGFKPIEAIKSKIANRSLGGVSLQKTLIIVQFGISQILVVGTIVTIAQMNYIGNLDLGFVKEGVYNVNLDDAYKSRFEAFRNELEQSPDISSVSFSSDVPSSDNNWSGNFAFGNRGKDEDFQVFNKFADQDYFQTYGFEFVAGGPYQAGDSVGSCVVNETFLAKVGIKNPQEGIGKNLRMGGGEWQPIVGVVKDFKANSARDAAKPIVIMPMPQYYWMAGVKIKTQNVSKAVASIEKIYSQVFPEVALQGKFFDQSIEEFYNQERQLSLLYQIFAGLSIFIACLGLFGLATFMAQQRMKEIGVRKVLGASVSSIVGLLSRDFLMLVFIAILLASPVAWYFMDKWLQDFEYKIHMSWWMFAVSAVLAILIAFTTVSFQSIKAALMNPVKSLRSD
- a CDS encoding ABC transporter permease — its product is MFRNYFKIAIRNLWKHKVFSFINIMGLTVGMSACFLIFLYVNFELSYDAFNTKADRIYRLVTDIKTPSETINAGITSWAFAPSIKSDFPEVEAFTRVSGGSFLVRKGDIKFQEEKTVFADSTLFQVFDFKLIKGDPKTALKDQLSIVFTEKAAKKYFGDADPVGQTLLLSGEGLPAKVTGVMKDIPENSQIKGDMFVSMTTMTQRFNKGLDDQWGNFGATTYLLLAPGTAKAALENKFPAFLERRAGKTMKESQMYYKLFLEPLRDVYLKSTRDVAESGSMNNVYVFSVVAIFILLIACINFVNLTTARSVERAKEVGIRKVVGAPKMLVARQFISESILLCLIAFVFAVVLSTALIPLFNNLSGKVISTGILDNLPFVAGMFLAAILIGILAGIYPALVLSSFEPVVVLKGRFTTSVKGILLRKSLVTIQFAISIALIIATIVVYIQMDFMRNRDLGFSKDQMMIVNSQGDPKKDAFKQSLADITGVKSTAASSSVPGSGNPGAYSEIENKSGDLQIANLDLYFVDFDYIPQFGLKMAAGRPFSRDFGTDTTQAMVMNEAAVKLFGYSSPEEAIGRRFKQWGREGKIVGVVKDFHFRSLQERIKPLTMRIEPGGSELVSIKIDGGNIKEAVAAVEQKWKTIMPNRPFSYYFMDEFFDRQYRSEERFEKLFFNFAILAIFISCLGLLGLASYSTMQRTKEIGVRKVMGASTGSIVGLLSKDFLKLVLIAFVIASPIAYYGMYRWLENFAYKTDIYWWIFAIAAFLSAAIAFATVSFQSIRAALMNPVKSLRSE
- a CDS encoding ABC transporter permease, coding for MLQNYLKIALRNLARNKTYSLINIFGLASGMAVSVLILMFVMHEFSYDKFHKNHERIYRILARVKMGEMDMQFDSFSTKLGSVLKEYNPQVRDYARVKTIVDKVVIKNPEKPSEVFFEKNVMFADPSFLRIFTFKLKEGNPKAVLENPFDVVISERAAEKYFGKSDPVGKTLIYEGNHPLRVTGVAENPPSNSTFNFDFIISSLTFPALSAHNKDAWDNAGAFNIYLLLDSEQSVAAVERNIKREGMRTGAFDNQATYTLEGFASTHLGNNFHDSGNSKLISIFAGVALLILSLALFNYMSLTTARATLRAKEVGVRKVIGAGRSGLVRQFYTESVLLCVLAFLFAFIFVFLLQQPFYDLLNLQIDASFLISPSFLAFLVVLLLLSALIAGSYPALILSGFAPLDVLKGRLGGNHSGAILRKFFMVFQFTVSIALIICSLVVKNQLTFMQNKKLGLYKDQILSIPLSATVAKSYFPLRDEIKQQAGVQNVTVTNSGLFKGYNMWFVKNFTTKIDVGLANMVTDNQFVKTLGLKWKTEPANGVLKNRNHVLLNETAIKELGIKGNPIGQLLGEKDEIAGIVQDFHFTSVQSSMKAMELIIVSDTTNILNFPGSNGVLYARLNPDADIQEKVAIIGKIFKKYDREKPFEYYFLDDAFNETFKTEIRMSAMFSVFTGLAIFIACMGLFGLVTFTAETRTKEIGIRKVLGASVSAIVALLSKDFIQLVVIAIVLAVPVAYYFMDKWLQDFTYKIQMPIWIFVAAGSLSIAIALITISFQSVRAALMNPVESLKNE